A single genomic interval of Chitinophaga sp. 180180018-3 harbors:
- a CDS encoding FKBP-type peptidyl-prolyl cis-trans isomerase has protein sequence MKRRLLLPVTAVIMLLFAACLKKDDTPPFDVIGQYNTDSAKIVAYLNANNITNVKHDPGNIFYQIVNRGDTRDTANAAAYVTVAYTGTFLDKSQFDKSDSLDIGLNEVIPGWTIGVPKIGRGGEINLFLPSAFGYGRRGQGSVAPNTVLIFNIKLKKFTNR, from the coding sequence ATGAAGAGAAGACTACTTCTTCCCGTAACAGCAGTGATTATGCTGTTGTTCGCTGCCTGTTTGAAAAAAGATGATACGCCTCCGTTTGATGTGATAGGCCAGTACAACACAGATTCAGCTAAGATTGTGGCCTATCTGAATGCCAATAATATCACCAATGTAAAGCACGATCCGGGTAATATCTTTTATCAGATCGTTAACCGGGGAGATACCAGAGATACTGCCAACGCAGCAGCTTACGTTACAGTAGCCTATACCGGCACTTTTCTGGATAAAAGCCAGTTTGATAAAAGTGATAGCCTTGATATTGGACTGAATGAGGTAATTCCCGGTTGGACCATAGGCGTTCCGAAGATCGGCAGGGGAGGAGAGATCAATCTGTTTTTGCCTTCTGCGTTTGGATATGGTCGCAGAGGCCAGGGAAGCGTGGCTCCAAACACTGTATTGATATTCAATATAAAACTGAAGAAGTTTACTAACAGATAG
- a CDS encoding FKBP-type peptidyl-prolyl cis-trans isomerase, with product MKKDVSNPSERSADIAGQNEIQEYLRTHNVSAQKDVSGLFYTILSPGDSTHFVKATSIVTVDYTNQLLNGQVVGASVGPTDFDGRMLKNHILGWQIGLQKISLGGKIRMYIPPYLAYGPTGVPGIIPPNVVLVSEVELVDIR from the coding sequence ATGAAAAAAGATGTTAGCAACCCGTCAGAAAGATCGGCGGATATTGCAGGGCAGAATGAAATTCAGGAATACCTCCGAACTCACAACGTATCCGCCCAGAAAGATGTTTCCGGGCTTTTTTACACTATCCTCTCTCCGGGGGATAGTACGCATTTTGTTAAAGCAACATCCATTGTTACTGTTGATTATACCAACCAATTGCTAAACGGCCAGGTAGTAGGGGCCTCTGTCGGGCCTACCGATTTCGATGGCCGCATGCTCAAAAATCATATCCTCGGCTGGCAGATCGGACTACAGAAGATCTCCCTCGGAGGAAAGATCCGGATGTATATACCGCCCTACCTTGCTTATGGCCCCACCGGGGTACCAGGCATTATTCCTCCCAATGTTGTGCTTGTTTCTGAAGTAGAACTGGTGGATATCAGATAA
- the groL gene encoding chaperonin GroEL (60 kDa chaperone family; promotes refolding of misfolded polypeptides especially under stressful conditions; forms two stacked rings of heptamers to form a barrel-shaped 14mer; ends can be capped by GroES; misfolded proteins enter the barrel where they are refolded when GroES binds), whose amino-acid sequence MAKQIFFNIDARNKMKKGVDTLADAVKVTLGPKGRNVVIEKKFGAPGVTKDGVTVAKEIELEDAIENMGAQMVKEVASKTADLAGDGTTTATVLAQAIIGEGLKNVAAGANPMDLKRGVDKAVKAVVENLKKQSEKVGNDTKKIEQVASISANNDSEIGKLIAEAMQKVTKDGVITVEEAKGTDTTVEVVEGMQFDRGYLSAYFITNSEKMQAELSNPYILIYDKKISTMKDILHILEKVAQQGAPLVIISEDLDGEALATLVVNKLRGTLKVAAVKAPGFGDRRKDMLQDIATLTGGIVISEEQGYKLENADLTYLGRAESVTIDKDNTTIVGGKGEKDGIQGRIGQIKAQIEATTSDYDREKLQERLAKLSGGVAVLYVGAATEVEMKEKKDRVDDALHATRAAVEEGIVPGGGVAYIRAIESLDGLKGDNNDEQTGIAIVKRAIEEPLRQITANAGIEGSIVVQKVKEGKGDFGFNARTETYENLLAAGVIDPTKVGRIALENAASIASMLLTTECVIADKPEPKSAAPSMGPGGHGMGMDY is encoded by the coding sequence ATGGCAAAACAAATATTCTTCAATATAGACGCCCGCAACAAAATGAAGAAGGGCGTTGACACACTGGCGGATGCAGTTAAAGTAACCCTGGGTCCTAAAGGTCGTAACGTAGTTATTGAAAAGAAATTTGGTGCTCCTGGTGTAACCAAAGATGGTGTTACCGTTGCTAAAGAAATCGAACTGGAAGACGCTATCGAAAACATGGGCGCCCAGATGGTGAAAGAAGTAGCTTCCAAAACTGCTGATCTGGCAGGTGATGGTACTACCACTGCTACCGTACTGGCACAGGCGATCATCGGCGAAGGACTAAAAAACGTTGCTGCCGGTGCTAATCCAATGGACCTGAAACGCGGTGTGGACAAAGCTGTGAAAGCAGTTGTTGAAAACCTGAAAAAACAATCTGAAAAAGTTGGTAACGATACCAAGAAAATTGAACAGGTTGCTTCTATCTCCGCTAACAACGACAGCGAAATCGGTAAACTGATTGCTGAAGCAATGCAGAAAGTTACTAAAGACGGTGTTATCACTGTGGAAGAAGCTAAAGGTACCGATACTACTGTGGAAGTAGTGGAAGGTATGCAGTTCGACCGCGGTTACCTGTCTGCTTACTTCATCACTAACAGTGAGAAAATGCAGGCTGAACTGTCTAACCCTTATATCCTGATCTACGATAAAAAGATCAGCACCATGAAGGATATCCTCCACATCCTGGAGAAAGTAGCTCAACAGGGCGCTCCGCTGGTGATCATCTCTGAAGATCTGGATGGTGAAGCACTGGCTACCCTGGTGGTAAATAAACTGCGTGGTACCCTGAAAGTGGCTGCTGTTAAAGCTCCTGGCTTCGGCGACAGAAGAAAAGATATGCTGCAGGATATCGCTACCCTCACCGGTGGTATCGTAATCAGCGAAGAACAAGGTTACAAACTGGAAAATGCTGACCTGACTTACCTCGGTAGAGCAGAATCCGTAACTATCGATAAAGACAATACTACCATCGTTGGTGGTAAAGGCGAAAAAGATGGTATCCAGGGTCGTATCGGTCAGATCAAAGCTCAGATCGAAGCAACTACTTCTGACTACGATCGCGAAAAATTACAGGAACGCCTCGCTAAATTAAGCGGTGGTGTGGCTGTTCTCTACGTAGGTGCTGCTACCGAAGTAGAAATGAAAGAAAAGAAAGATCGCGTAGACGATGCTTTACACGCTACCCGCGCTGCGGTTGAAGAAGGTATCGTTCCTGGTGGTGGTGTGGCTTATATCCGCGCTATTGAATCCCTGGATGGCCTGAAAGGCGATAACAACGACGAACAGACTGGTATCGCTATCGTTAAACGCGCTATCGAAGAGCCTTTACGTCAGATCACTGCTAACGCAGGTATCGAAGGTTCTATCGTAGTACAGAAAGTAAAAGAAGGTAAGGGCGATTTCGGTTTCAACGCACGTACCGAAACTTACGAAAACTTACTGGCTGCTGGTGTAATCGATCCTACTAAAGTAGGCCGTATCGCATTGGAAAATGCCGCTTCTATCGCTTCTATGCTACTGACTACTGAATGCGTTATCGCTGATAAGCCAGAACCTAAATCTGCCGCTCCTTCAATGGGACCCGGTGGTCATGGTATGGGCATGGACTATTAA
- a CDS encoding co-chaperone GroES, with amino-acid sequence MAKQLSIKPLADRVIVKPAAAEEKTAGGIIIPDTAKEKPVRGTVVAAGPGKKDEPITVKVGDTVLYGKYSGQELPIEGEDYLIMRESDILAIV; translated from the coding sequence ATGGCTAAACAATTAAGTATTAAACCTTTAGCTGACAGGGTAATTGTAAAACCTGCAGCAGCAGAAGAGAAGACAGCTGGTGGTATCATTATCCCTGATACTGCAAAGGAAAAACCAGTGAGAGGCACCGTGGTGGCTGCTGGTCCTGGTAAAAAAGATGAGCCGATCACTGTGAAGGTAGGTGATACTGTACTGTATGGTAAATACTCTGGTCAGGAACTCCCTATCGAAGGCGAAGATTACTTAATCATGCGTGAATCTGATATCCTGGCTATCGTTTAA
- the nusB gene encoding transcription antitermination factor NusB, with the protein MISRRNIRVKVMQTLYALETMEESSIKPGTTTRLLNEKLDQTCQIFTYLLYSVVRVAQYAEIDAQARASKHLPSAEDLQVNTKIAGNEFIYQITDDKGFQVNLEQWKMKLYVDEDLIRKLYNQLVATDVYKAYIADGIRTKAGEKDILEYIYKEILAKSELFIQHMEDTFLHWGDDEEMMGILINNYFNKPHLFNFMQLISKEKLDYARELLLTVIDKKDYCLELIKPKLQNWDSERIAAVDMLLMEMGVCEFLYFPTIPTKVTINEYIDLAKAYSTPQSGQFINGILDNILKDLEKEQMVQKQDRPKK; encoded by the coding sequence ATGATCAGTAGAAGAAATATCCGGGTAAAAGTGATGCAAACGCTTTATGCCCTGGAAACGATGGAGGAAAGCAGTATTAAGCCAGGCACGACTACCAGACTTTTGAATGAAAAGTTGGACCAGACCTGTCAGATCTTTACCTACTTACTTTATTCAGTGGTGCGGGTGGCGCAATATGCTGAAATTGATGCGCAGGCCCGTGCTTCCAAACACTTACCCTCTGCCGAGGATCTGCAGGTAAACACCAAGATAGCAGGCAACGAGTTTATTTACCAGATTACCGATGATAAAGGTTTCCAGGTGAACCTGGAGCAGTGGAAAATGAAGTTGTATGTAGACGAAGACCTGATCCGGAAGCTTTACAACCAGTTGGTGGCTACGGATGTCTATAAAGCCTACATTGCAGACGGTATCCGTACCAAAGCCGGGGAAAAGGACATACTGGAATACATCTATAAAGAGATACTGGCTAAGAGCGAGCTGTTCATACAGCACATGGAAGATACCTTCCTGCATTGGGGAGATGATGAGGAAATGATGGGTATTCTGATCAATAATTACTTTAATAAGCCTCATCTGTTCAATTTCATGCAGCTGATCAGCAAAGAGAAGCTGGACTATGCCAGGGAGTTGCTGCTGACAGTTATCGACAAAAAAGACTATTGCCTGGAGCTGATCAAGCCTAAATTACAGAACTGGGATTCTGAGCGTATTGCAGCGGTGGATATGTTGCTGATGGAGATGGGTGTATGTGAGTTCCTGTATTTCCCGACCATCCCTACCAAAGTAACTATTAATGAATATATAGATCTGGCGAAGGCCTACAGCACTCCACAGAGTGGACAGTTCATCAACGGTATACTGGATAATATCCTGAAAGACCTTGAAAAGGAACAAATGGTTCAGAAACAGGACCGTCCGAAAAAGTAA
- a CDS encoding DUF1573 domain-containing protein — protein sequence MKKLFCLLACGSLLIAACNNNGGSKNADAAVSGTQKADSSQSAALTFEEKVHNFGDIKEGEKVEYSFKFTNTGSSPLLIEDAISSCGCTVPEWPKEPIKPGQTGYMKVIFDSRGKSGYTEKEISVKINNKDGYVVGPKIQCNIITK from the coding sequence ATGAAAAAACTGTTCTGTTTACTTGCCTGTGGAAGCCTGCTGATAGCGGCTTGTAACAATAATGGCGGCAGCAAAAATGCAGATGCTGCCGTGTCCGGTACCCAAAAAGCTGATTCCAGCCAGTCGGCTGCATTGACGTTTGAGGAAAAAGTGCACAACTTCGGGGATATAAAGGAAGGAGAGAAAGTGGAGTACTCCTTTAAATTCACCAATACCGGCAGCAGCCCGCTTCTGATTGAGGATGCTATTTCCAGCTGTGGTTGTACAGTGCCTGAATGGCCTAAAGAGCCTATTAAACCCGGACAAACCGGTTATATGAAAGTGATCTTCGACAGCCGGGGAAAATCGGGTTATACTGAAAAAGAAATTTCTGTTAAAATAAACAATAAAGACGGTTACGTTGTAGGACCTAAGATCCAGTGTAATATTATTACCAAATAG
- the yajC gene encoding preprotein translocase subunit YajC has product MNILNILLMAPQGGAQGGGNTWVSFLFFGGMIVVMWLFMIRPQTKKAKLQKQFIDNLKEGDKIVTIAGIHGKVKKMNDNNTLVVEVSPGTNFTMERSAISMEYTQAQQKSADTK; this is encoded by the coding sequence ATGAACATCCTGAACATTTTATTAATGGCGCCTCAGGGCGGTGCCCAGGGAGGTGGAAACACATGGGTATCTTTCCTGTTTTTTGGCGGTATGATTGTCGTAATGTGGCTTTTCATGATCCGGCCGCAAACTAAAAAGGCAAAACTGCAGAAACAGTTTATAGATAATCTGAAAGAAGGCGATAAGATCGTGACCATAGCTGGTATTCATGGTAAAGTGAAGAAAATGAACGACAACAATACCCTGGTAGTAGAAGTAAGCCCAGGCACCAACTTCACTATGGAACGTTCAGCGATCAGCATGGAATACACGCAGGCTCAGCAAAAGAGCGCAGACACTAAATAG
- the coaE gene encoding dephospho-CoA kinase (Dephospho-CoA kinase (CoaE) performs the final step in coenzyme A biosynthesis.) codes for MLKIGITGGIGSGKSTVSKIFELLGVPVYYADDRAKDILISDTELIAQVKQHFGERIYDENGMLDRKQLGSIVFNDKDKLALLNSLVHPATIRDSDQWASRQHSPYVLKEAALLFETESFHHLDRIIGVFAPQPLRVHRVMKRDNVTRNEVLTRIYKQIDETIKMRLSDFVIYNDEQHMVIPQVLALHEKLLALAAEKQARP; via the coding sequence ATGCTAAAGATTGGAATCACCGGAGGGATCGGCTCCGGTAAAAGTACCGTCAGCAAAATATTTGAATTACTGGGCGTTCCTGTTTATTATGCAGACGACAGGGCAAAGGACATTCTGATAAGTGACACCGAGCTTATTGCGCAGGTAAAGCAGCATTTCGGAGAAAGGATATATGATGAAAATGGCATGTTGGACCGCAAACAACTGGGCAGCATTGTGTTCAACGATAAAGATAAGCTGGCCTTACTTAATTCCCTGGTACATCCGGCTACCATCCGCGATTCGGACCAATGGGCATCCCGACAGCACAGCCCCTATGTGCTCAAGGAAGCAGCGCTGCTGTTTGAGACCGAATCCTTCCATCACCTCGACAGGATCATTGGCGTATTTGCGCCGCAGCCATTGCGCGTGCACCGCGTGATGAAACGGGACAACGTTACCCGTAATGAAGTACTGACAAGGATCTACAAGCAGATTGATGAAACAATCAAGATGCGGCTGAGCGATTTCGTGATCTATAACGATGAGCAGCATATGGTGATCCCACAGGTACTGGCACTGCATGAAAAATTGCTGGCACTGGCTGCGGAGAAGCAAGCCAGGCCCTGA
- a CDS encoding iron-sulfur cluster biosynthesis family protein, whose product MDTIHQSPVQLTDTAATQVKKLLQGAAEAPYLRVGIKGGGCSGGGVSYILGFDARMEDDDLFEVAGIPVIMKKAHGIYLMGMEIDYHPEQQGFIFRERKP is encoded by the coding sequence ATGGATACAATACATCAATCCCCTGTACAGCTAACTGATACTGCAGCTACGCAGGTAAAAAAGCTATTGCAGGGAGCTGCTGAAGCCCCTTACCTGCGGGTAGGAATCAAAGGCGGCGGCTGTTCGGGAGGTGGAGTCAGCTATATTCTGGGCTTCGATGCCCGTATGGAAGATGACGATCTTTTTGAAGTGGCAGGCATTCCGGTGATCATGAAAAAAGCACATGGTATCTACCTGATGGGGATGGAGATAGATTACCATCCCGAGCAGCAGGGATTTATTTTCAGAGAACGTAAGCCCTGA
- the secDF gene encoding protein translocase subunit SecDF, with amino-acid sequence MQLKGLVRFFAIALILISLYQLSFTFLVRNYEKKIEQQAENDVAKQNPTPEKKYPGSQELQGFYSDTLKGFIKQRRQEILDSTSSKQIAGFPWNVTYTKAKEKELNLGLDLVGGMNVVLEVNVEDVIRALSGQSKDAAFNRALERANELKKSNQSDFVTLFGQAYAEVAPQGKLATIFANAYQKDINFNSSNQQVLDMIRKESRAAIKNTYIVLQKRIDKFGVAQPNISLDENKGLISVELAGVDNAARVHKYLQATANLEFREVYKNSPEFIQNVLTPMNDAIRNTLNAHGSTPPTDTTKAVAANNNAAAKDSSKEGSLSSYLNKADTGKAATASTKELQIKEQQKQNPLFMVMFPNVDPQSGTVFPGPSIGRILPKDTATFNRYLDMPAVKAVLPKDAVFAYGPENKDDKHGPIAVYALKVNPANPAPRVGGERIVDARQDMDQNNQPEISMTMDNQGAHEWKKLTGELAPANPKDPSTFNYVAVVLDNIVYSAPSIQGEIAGGRSSISGSFTIEEANDLANILKSGKMPAPAQIVQEQIVGPTLGAESIAAGAKSFMISFAIIFVLMLVYYNSAGWVANIALVLNLLYTFGILASMGATLTMAGIAGMVLTIGMAVDTNVIIFERIKDELTHGKSYKDAIADGYKRSYAPVLDGHVTSLLTAFILFYFGLGPVLGFATTQIIGLFLSLFCGILVSRMVTDFWMKRKRHFEYFTPISRKVFKHVAFDFVGKRKYAYVISAIVMVAGVSSFFHGFDHGIDFSGGRNYTIRFEHSMNRQEVADVLKKEFESEVFVKTVGSTNQLSITTSYKIEQQNQATDKEVADKLYAGLKKFYDASVTQDVFNSRYIVGSQTVSPTISDDLRAGAVRATILSIVVIFLYILLRFSKWQYSIGTIFSLLHDVLVTLAVFSWCRSFVPFTLEIDQHFIAAILTVIGFSMNDTVIVFDRIREYFKTGAHGRDRNTVINKAINDTLSRTIMTSLTVFLTILILFIFGGEVTRGFAFAMLIGVITGTYSSIFVAAPVLVDFDKKNQLANESDAVEVAAKKTASATK; translated from the coding sequence ATGCAACTTAAAGGACTGGTAAGATTTTTTGCCATCGCACTGATCCTTATCTCTTTGTACCAATTGTCCTTCACGTTTTTGGTGCGGAACTATGAGAAGAAGATAGAGCAGCAGGCCGAAAACGATGTGGCCAAACAAAACCCTACACCTGAAAAGAAATATCCTGGCAGCCAGGAGCTGCAGGGCTTCTACTCAGATACACTGAAAGGGTTTATCAAACAAAGGAGACAAGAGATACTGGACAGTACCAGTAGCAAACAGATTGCGGGTTTCCCGTGGAATGTGACCTACACCAAGGCCAAAGAAAAGGAACTGAACCTGGGTCTTGACCTGGTGGGCGGTATGAACGTTGTACTGGAAGTGAACGTGGAAGATGTCATCCGCGCTTTATCCGGTCAGTCCAAGGATGCTGCCTTCAACAGGGCACTGGAAAGGGCAAATGAGCTGAAGAAATCCAATCAGAGCGACTTTGTGACCTTGTTCGGGCAAGCGTACGCTGAAGTGGCTCCTCAGGGTAAACTGGCTACCATTTTCGCCAACGCCTATCAGAAGGATATCAACTTCAACTCCAGCAACCAGCAGGTATTGGACATGATCCGTAAGGAATCACGTGCCGCTATCAAGAATACCTATATTGTACTGCAAAAACGTATCGACAAATTCGGGGTTGCTCAGCCAAATATCAGTCTGGATGAAAATAAAGGCCTGATCTCTGTTGAACTGGCAGGTGTGGATAACGCCGCCCGTGTACATAAATATCTGCAGGCTACTGCTAATCTCGAGTTCAGGGAAGTATACAAAAACAGTCCGGAGTTTATCCAGAATGTGCTGACTCCCATGAACGATGCTATCAGGAACACCCTGAATGCACATGGCAGCACACCTCCTACGGATACTACCAAAGCAGTTGCTGCAAACAACAATGCCGCTGCAAAAGATTCCAGCAAGGAAGGCAGCCTGAGCTCCTACCTCAACAAAGCAGATACCGGCAAAGCAGCTACTGCCAGCACCAAGGAGTTGCAGATCAAGGAACAGCAGAAACAGAATCCGCTGTTCATGGTAATGTTCCCGAACGTAGATCCACAGTCTGGTACCGTTTTCCCTGGCCCGTCTATCGGAAGAATCTTACCGAAAGATACCGCTACTTTCAACCGCTACCTGGACATGCCAGCTGTAAAAGCTGTTCTGCCTAAAGATGCTGTGTTTGCATACGGTCCGGAAAATAAAGACGACAAACATGGTCCTATTGCAGTATATGCACTGAAAGTAAATCCTGCCAACCCTGCTCCGCGTGTAGGTGGTGAAAGGATTGTGGATGCCCGTCAGGATATGGATCAGAACAACCAGCCTGAAATTAGCATGACCATGGATAACCAGGGTGCTCATGAGTGGAAAAAACTCACCGGCGAACTGGCTCCTGCCAATCCTAAGGATCCTTCTACTTTCAACTACGTAGCAGTAGTACTGGATAATATCGTTTATTCTGCTCCTTCCATTCAGGGTGAAATCGCAGGTGGCCGCTCTTCTATCTCAGGTAGCTTTACCATCGAAGAAGCTAATGACCTGGCCAACATCCTGAAATCCGGTAAAATGCCGGCTCCTGCCCAGATCGTGCAGGAACAGATCGTAGGACCAACACTGGGCGCTGAATCTATCGCTGCCGGTGCGAAGTCTTTTATGATCTCTTTTGCTATCATCTTCGTACTCATGCTGGTGTATTACAACAGCGCCGGCTGGGTAGCTAATATCGCGCTGGTGCTCAACCTGCTGTATACCTTCGGTATCCTGGCTTCTATGGGTGCTACGCTCACCATGGCAGGTATTGCCGGTATGGTACTCACCATCGGTATGGCGGTAGATACTAACGTAATCATCTTCGAAAGAATCAAGGATGAACTCACCCACGGTAAGTCATATAAAGATGCCATCGCCGACGGTTACAAACGCTCTTACGCTCCTGTACTCGATGGTCACGTTACCTCCTTGCTGACTGCCTTCATCCTGTTCTACTTCGGTTTAGGCCCCGTACTCGGCTTCGCCACTACCCAGATCATCGGTCTGTTCCTGTCCCTGTTCTGCGGTATCCTGGTATCCCGTATGGTTACTGACTTCTGGATGAAACGTAAAAGGCATTTTGAGTACTTCACACCGATTTCCCGGAAAGTATTCAAACATGTGGCATTCGACTTCGTAGGTAAACGTAAATATGCTTATGTTATCTCTGCTATTGTAATGGTAGCAGGTGTATCTTCCTTCTTCCACGGCTTCGACCACGGTATTGATTTCTCCGGTGGCCGTAACTACACTATCCGTTTCGAACATTCGATGAACAGACAGGAAGTGGCTGATGTGCTGAAGAAAGAATTCGAATCAGAAGTATTTGTGAAAACAGTTGGTAGCACTAACCAGCTGAGCATCACTACCTCTTACAAAATCGAACAACAAAACCAGGCTACTGATAAAGAAGTGGCAGATAAATTATATGCAGGTCTGAAGAAATTCTATGATGCTTCTGTAACACAGGATGTATTCAACAGCCGTTACATTGTAGGTTCACAAACAGTGTCGCCTACTATCTCTGACGATCTTCGTGCAGGCGCGGTGAGAGCTACTATCCTGTCTATCGTAGTGATCTTCCTGTATATCCTGTTACGTTTCAGCAAATGGCAGTACTCTATCGGTACTATCTTCTCTCTGCTGCACGACGTACTGGTTACCCTGGCAGTGTTCTCCTGGTGCCGTTCTTTTGTACCATTCACCCTGGAAATCGACCAGCACTTTATCGCTGCGATCCTGACAGTGATCGGGTTCTCCATGAACGATACCGTGATCGTGTTCGACCGTATCCGTGAGTACTTCAAAACAGGCGCTCATGGCCGCGATCGGAATACTGTGATCAACAAAGCGATCAACGATACGCTCAGCCGTACCATCATGACCTCCCTGACGGTGTTCCTGACCATCCTGATCCTGTTTATATTCGGTGGTGAGGTAACCCGCGGCTTCGCCTTTGCGATGCTGATCGGTGTGATCACTGGTACTTACTCTTCCATCTTCGTTGCTGCGCCGGTACTGGTAGACTTCGACAAGAAGAACCAGCTGGCTAATGAAAGTGATGCAGTGGAAGTGGCCGCAAAGAAAACTGCTTCTGCTACCAAATAA
- a CDS encoding serine hydrolase — translation MQTRHYPATDNFLDALLKSQENRLGAVFGMPSAYRLQVIYTRIDRDEQQIPHFTDYYYGVSPAPYFYPASTVKLPAAALALEKLNDLGINCLNKDTPFFTSPLTNINTGVRRDASSGTGMPTVAHYIKKLFLVSDNDAFNRLYELIGQEPFNRRLWEMGYPEVQIRHRVGLPLYEEDNRHTNGLYFRDQETELYRQPACFSNLVFSPREDFAGNAYVNHLGQPEQQPMNFSHRNRLPLTSLHNILRSIIFPEAVTNQQRFRLTEEDYHFLYQVMSQYPEESTNPLYHARQYHQAYTKFLLYGGDKDCRIPDHIRIFNKPGWAYGFLTDTAYIVDFANSTEFLLSASLFVNTSGILGDDQQAFEKTGKPFLKALGEVIYEAEVQRNKKVLPDLSRYRLNS, via the coding sequence ATGCAAACCCGACATTATCCGGCAACAGATAATTTTCTGGATGCTTTGCTAAAAAGTCAGGAAAACCGGTTAGGTGCTGTATTCGGAATGCCATCGGCCTATCGTTTACAGGTAATTTACACCCGGATCGACCGGGATGAGCAGCAGATACCTCATTTTACGGACTATTATTACGGCGTATCGCCGGCACCTTATTTCTACCCTGCTTCCACGGTAAAGCTTCCGGCGGCAGCATTGGCCCTGGAAAAACTGAATGACCTGGGAATCAATTGTTTAAATAAGGACACCCCTTTTTTCACATCTCCCTTAACAAATATTAATACCGGGGTACGCCGGGATGCTTCATCGGGCACCGGTATGCCTACCGTGGCCCATTATATAAAGAAACTCTTCCTGGTAAGTGACAATGATGCCTTTAACCGGCTGTATGAGCTCATTGGCCAGGAGCCGTTCAACCGGCGCCTGTGGGAAATGGGATATCCGGAGGTGCAGATACGGCACCGGGTAGGGCTTCCCCTTTATGAGGAAGATAATCGCCACACCAATGGGTTATATTTCCGGGATCAGGAAACCGAACTCTACCGACAACCAGCCTGTTTCAGCAACCTGGTGTTTTCTCCCCGGGAAGATTTTGCCGGAAATGCTTATGTGAACCACCTCGGCCAGCCGGAACAGCAACCAATGAATTTTTCCCATCGCAACCGCCTGCCTTTAACATCTCTCCATAATATATTACGCAGTATAATTTTTCCGGAGGCTGTAACAAATCAACAGCGTTTCCGTTTAACTGAGGAAGATTACCATTTTTTGTATCAGGTGATGTCGCAATATCCGGAAGAATCAACCAATCCGCTATATCATGCGAGACAATATCACCAGGCATACACCAAATTTTTGCTTTACGGAGGAGACAAAGATTGCCGGATACCGGACCATATCAGGATCTTTAATAAACCCGGCTGGGCATACGGATTTTTGACAGATACCGCTTATATTGTGGACTTTGCGAATAGTACAGAATTTCTGCTGTCTGCCAGCTTATTTGTGAATACATCCGGCATCCTGGGCGATGACCAACAGGCATTTGAAAAAACAGGTAAGCCATTCCTGAAAGCATTAGGAGAAGTAATCTACGAGGCGGAAGTACAACGTAATAAAAAAGTATTACCGGACCTTTCACGTTATCGGTTAAACAGCTAA